In a genomic window of Gammaproteobacteria bacterium:
- the greA gene encoding transcription elongation factor GreA, protein MSKVPLTTQGADKLRAELQRLKAQRPQIIEAIATAREHGDLKENAEYHAARDQQGLNEARIRDLEFKLGNAQVIDVTALNAEGRVVFGATVDLADAESGDEVTYRIVGEDEADIKAGLISISSPVARALIGKMEGDVAMVRTPGGDREYEIVEVRYA, encoded by the coding sequence TTGAGCAAGGTGCCGCTGACCACGCAGGGTGCTGATAAGCTGCGCGCGGAATTGCAGCGGCTGAAAGCCCAGCGTCCGCAGATAATCGAGGCAATCGCCACCGCCCGTGAGCACGGCGATCTCAAGGAGAACGCCGAGTATCACGCCGCACGTGACCAGCAGGGTCTCAATGAGGCCCGCATACGCGATCTGGAATTCAAACTGGGTAATGCCCAGGTCATCGACGTGACTGCCTTGAACGCGGAGGGCAGAGTCGTGTTCGGCGCTACAGTCGATCTGGCGGACGCGGAAAGCGGAGATGAGGTCACCTACCGGATCGTTGGCGAGGATGAGGCGGACATCAAGGCGGGCCTAATATCCATAAGTTCGCCCGTCGCGCGCGCGCTAATCGGCAAAATGGAAGGCGACGTGGCGATGGTGCGGACGCCAGGCGGTGATCGGGAATACGAGATCGTGGAAGTGAGATACGCCTGA